The following coding sequences lie in one Archaeoglobaceae archaeon genomic window:
- the tpiA gene encoding triose-phosphate isomerase: MIFINFKAYREGFGKNALELAKIAEKVAERSGVYIAVAVNHLDLPVIAKSVCIDVFAQHIDAVEFGSYTGAVNAEMIKEYGAKGSLINHSERRLKLADIDFCVSKLKKLNMTSIVCTNNVATTAAVSALKPDFVAVEPPELIGSGIAVSKAEPEVVERAVASAKKICKEVKVLCGAGITKHEDYVRALELGADGVLLASGVVRAKDQKKALEELVGLS; encoded by the coding sequence ATGATCTTCATAAATTTTAAGGCCTATAGGGAAGGATTTGGCAAAAATGCACTGGAGCTCGCAAAGATAGCTGAGAAGGTTGCAGAGAGAAGTGGAGTATACATTGCGGTTGCGGTTAATCACTTAGATCTGCCAGTAATTGCAAAGAGTGTTTGCATCGACGTTTTCGCGCAGCACATCGACGCTGTTGAGTTCGGAAGCTACACTGGAGCGGTAAATGCGGAAATGATAAAAGAATATGGGGCGAAGGGAAGCCTAATAAACCACTCCGAACGTAGGCTGAAGCTTGCAGACATTGATTTCTGTGTTTCAAAGCTCAAAAAGCTCAATATGACTTCAATAGTTTGCACAAATAATGTTGCGACCACCGCAGCAGTCTCAGCTTTAAAGCCAGACTTCGTTGCTGTGGAGCCACCTGAGCTGATCGGCTCAGGAATAGCGGTGAGCAAAGCTGAACCTGAGGTTGTTGAAAGGGCTGTAGCTTCCGCAAAGAAGATCTGCAAAGAAGTTAAAGTGCTTTGCGGAGCGGGAATTACAAAGCACGAAGACTACGTCAGAGCTCTTGAACTTGGTGCGGACGGTGTGCTACTTGCAAGTGGTGTTGTAAGGGCAAAAGATCAAAAAAAGGCGCTTGAAGAGCTTGTAGGTCTAAGCTAA
- a CDS encoding bifunctional 5,6,7,8-tetrahydromethanopterin hydro-lyase/3-hexulose-6-phosphate synthase, producing the protein MEFRVGEALIGEGYEVAHVDLLIGTKDSPVASAFANALATLSAGHTPLLAVLRPNLITKPPTVIVPKVTVKNMEQAELIFGPAQAAVAKAVADAVEEGYIPKEKADDYLIIASVFIHPLAKNKHKIYYYNYGATKLAIKRAMQNFPDVNTMLYEKDRSYHPFVGRKLTKLWDPPYLQIALDIPDLEEVLSILSQIPESDHIIFEVGTPLVKKYGSEVILKLREVKPDAFFILDLKTLDVGNLEARMAADATANAVVISGLAPISTIVKGINEAKKTGMLAVVDMLNVEDPVKRMEQISKEVLPDVVELHRAIDNEQSIPPWSLAKEIKSFKVLVAVAGGIKPENLAEVISAGADIVVVGRAITKARDVEGAVRRFMAHLKPDTDQFRIMTDF; encoded by the coding sequence ATGGAGTTCAGAGTCGGCGAAGCTTTAATTGGCGAAGGATACGAAGTCGCTCACGTTGACCTCCTCATAGGCACTAAAGACAGTCCTGTGGCAAGTGCTTTTGCCAATGCTCTTGCAACGCTTTCTGCCGGGCACACACCACTTCTTGCAGTTCTCAGGCCTAACTTGATCACAAAACCTCCAACTGTGATCGTTCCAAAAGTTACGGTTAAAAACATGGAGCAGGCTGAGCTAATTTTCGGGCCAGCTCAGGCGGCAGTTGCTAAAGCTGTTGCAGATGCAGTTGAAGAGGGTTATATTCCGAAAGAGAAGGCGGATGATTATTTGATCATTGCCAGCGTTTTCATACATCCGCTTGCAAAGAACAAACACAAAATCTACTACTATAATTACGGAGCGACAAAGCTCGCGATCAAGAGAGCAATGCAAAACTTCCCGGATGTTAACACAATGCTTTACGAGAAGGATCGCAGTTATCATCCTTTTGTTGGCAGAAAGCTCACTAAGCTCTGGGATCCGCCTTATCTGCAGATCGCTCTCGACATCCCGGATCTGGAGGAAGTGCTCTCTATTTTGTCTCAAATTCCGGAAAGCGACCACATAATCTTCGAAGTCGGAACACCTTTGGTTAAGAAATATGGCAGTGAGGTTATTCTAAAGCTGAGAGAAGTGAAGCCGGATGCTTTCTTCATCCTCGATCTCAAAACTCTCGATGTCGGGAATTTAGAGGCAAGAATGGCTGCTGATGCGACAGCAAACGCGGTAGTGATTTCGGGGCTTGCACCGATCAGCACGATTGTAAAGGGAATCAATGAGGCAAAGAAGACTGGAATGCTCGCAGTGGTAGATATGCTCAATGTAGAGGATCCTGTGAAAAGAATGGAGCAAATATCAAAGGAAGTTTTGCCAGACGTAGTGGAATTGCACAGAGCCATTGATAACGAGCAAAGCATTCCACCGTGGTCTCTTGCAAAAGAGATCAAGAGTTTCAAGGTTCTTGTAGCGGTTGCGGGCGGTATAAAGCCAGAAAACCTTGCAGAAGTGATCTCCGCGGGAGCGGACATAGTCGTTGTTGGCAGGGCGATAACAAAGGCGAGAGATGTCGAAGGAGCAGTAAGGAGATTCATGGCACACTTAAAGCCCGACACTGACCAGTTCAGAATCATGACAGACTTCTGA
- a CDS encoding ATP/GTP-binding protein translates to MEQIVVYFIGIAGSGKSYLTKAFAEWLDSLKAQCMRINLDPGADYVPYPADIDVREWFTLEDIMQKYNVGPNGAQIIASDLLVTLIDEIKYEIDLSQPDFILIDTPGQMEIFTVRESSKLILEALGRNRSVMVFLFDPVVSKTPFGFLSQLFMANSAVFRLEIPQIPVLSKADTLRDDEVERIIRWSSDLDYLSSFIEAKTLSVELLRTLKESGLFRPLVAVSAVKGYGMEDIYDGIQELFYGGEDLERVLF, encoded by the coding sequence ATGGAACAAATCGTCGTTTATTTTATTGGAATCGCGGGATCAGGAAAAAGCTATCTTACAAAGGCTTTTGCAGAGTGGCTTGATTCATTGAAAGCCCAATGTATGCGAATAAACCTTGATCCCGGAGCGGATTACGTGCCATATCCTGCAGACATTGACGTCAGAGAGTGGTTTACTCTTGAGGATATAATGCAAAAATACAATGTAGGCCCAAATGGTGCCCAGATCATCGCTTCAGATCTGCTGGTGACTTTGATAGATGAAATAAAATACGAAATCGACTTATCACAGCCAGATTTCATTCTAATCGATACTCCAGGGCAAATGGAAATCTTTACAGTCCGAGAGAGTAGTAAGCTGATTCTTGAAGCTCTCGGTAGAAATAGAAGTGTCATGGTTTTTTTATTCGATCCAGTAGTTTCAAAAACCCCCTTCGGTTTTCTTTCTCAGCTTTTTATGGCAAATTCTGCGGTATTTAGGCTTGAAATCCCCCAAATACCTGTTTTGTCCAAAGCAGATACCTTGCGAGATGATGAAGTTGAAAGAATAATAAGGTGGAGCTCAGATCTGGATTATCTTTCGAGCTTCATTGAAGCAAAAACGCTTAGCGTGGAGCTTCTAAGAACTCTAAAGGAGTCAGGATTATTCAGACCGCTCGTTGCTGTTTCCGCGGTAAAGGGATATGGGATGGAGGACATCTACGACGGAATTCAGGAGTTATTCTATGGAGGAGAGGATCTTGAGAGGGTTTTATTTTAA
- a CDS encoding DHH family phosphoesterase: MGSLIARALELAELVKKQREVLVVTHIDADGITAGAIALGALKRIGIEVEIRFLKQLDKKEVEKIADTGKFVWFTDLGSGQLSMLKELDFVITDHHIPEYKSQRQLNPHDFALDGSIEMSGAMATFLVASRMLPSARLGALAVVGSVGDLQDSKFGKLVGLNRKIAEKLVGKSIEICRDLRFFGKQTRPIAKMLEYNTDPLIPGLSGSEGSCVRFLSELGIDPWVKWIELSLEDKKRIVSALVRHCMSLGVSYEEIKRMAGECYILLHEEEGSEKRDAMEFSTLLNATARYEEADVGLRVCFGDEKAFSRARTLLQNHRKNLSEGLKLVEEIGIKELKNIQFFHAGKEIRDTIVGIVAGMSLVKNPKKPIVAFAENEEGIKVSARANYKLVEKGLNLGKAIRIAAERVGGSGGGHSVAAGALIPQGTEEKFLEFFDNLVGEQLND; this comes from the coding sequence GTGGGAAGTCTTATCGCAAGGGCTTTAGAGCTTGCAGAGCTCGTTAAAAAACAGAGAGAGGTTCTTGTCGTAACCCACATCGACGCTGATGGAATAACTGCCGGTGCAATAGCTTTGGGAGCTTTAAAGAGGATCGGAATTGAGGTTGAAATAAGATTTTTAAAACAGCTTGATAAAAAAGAAGTCGAGAAAATTGCAGATACAGGAAAATTCGTCTGGTTTACAGATCTTGGAAGTGGACAGTTGAGCATGCTTAAGGAATTGGACTTCGTAATCACGGATCATCATATCCCCGAATATAAATCACAAAGACAGCTCAATCCACACGACTTTGCCTTGGACGGTAGCATAGAGATGAGCGGAGCAATGGCTACCTTTCTTGTTGCAAGCAGAATGCTACCTTCTGCAAGGCTTGGTGCATTGGCGGTTGTAGGCTCAGTTGGGGATCTTCAGGACTCAAAGTTTGGGAAGCTTGTTGGGCTAAACAGAAAAATTGCTGAAAAGTTAGTGGGTAAAAGCATAGAGATTTGCAGAGATCTTAGATTTTTCGGTAAGCAGACAAGACCGATAGCAAAGATGCTTGAATACAACACGGATCCTTTGATCCCGGGATTGAGTGGAAGTGAAGGAAGCTGCGTGCGATTTCTTTCAGAACTGGGCATAGATCCTTGGGTAAAATGGATTGAACTTAGCCTTGAAGATAAAAAAAGGATTGTTTCCGCCTTAGTTAGACACTGCATGAGTCTTGGAGTTAGCTATGAGGAAATAAAGCGTATGGCTGGTGAGTGCTACATTTTGCTTCACGAAGAGGAGGGCTCAGAGAAAAGGGATGCAATGGAGTTCTCGACGCTTTTGAATGCAACCGCAAGATATGAAGAGGCGGATGTGGGCTTGAGGGTTTGCTTTGGTGATGAAAAGGCTTTTAGCAGGGCAAGGACTTTGCTTCAGAATCACAGAAAGAACCTTTCCGAAGGACTAAAGCTTGTGGAAGAGATTGGAATTAAAGAGCTGAAGAACATCCAGTTCTTCCATGCGGGAAAAGAAATAAGAGACACGATCGTTGGAATAGTTGCTGGAATGAGCCTTGTTAAGAATCCAAAGAAGCCTATTGTTGCTTTTGCCGAGAATGAGGAAGGAATCAAGGTATCTGCGAGAGCAAATTACAAGCTGGTTGAGAAGGGTTTGAACCTTGGAAAAGCTATAAGAATTGCTGCTGAAAGAGTTGGCGGAAGTGGTGGAGGGCACAGTGTCGCAGCAGGAGCTTTAATTCCTCAGGGAACAGAAGAGAAGTTTTTGGAGTTTTTCGATAACCTTGTGGGAGAACAACTAAATGATTAA
- a CDS encoding metal-dependent hydrolase → MKIVWLGHSAFLIDGSKKVLIDPFITGNPKAPVSAEEIVADVILVTHGHGDHLGDTVEIAKRNKALVICIHELSRILAKRDIETMGMNIGGSAYSSGVRITMVPALHSADFEDERGEIISSGSPVGFVVDMDDVKVYHTGDTGLFSDMKLIGELYEPNVMLVPIGDFYTMGIKEAVKAVELVKPKVAIPMHYGTFPLIDTDPMEFKRLAEKFCKVVVLKPGEAYEC, encoded by the coding sequence ATGAAGATCGTATGGCTTGGTCATTCAGCTTTTCTGATTGATGGCAGTAAAAAAGTCCTCATAGATCCATTCATTACTGGAAATCCAAAGGCTCCCGTTAGTGCTGAAGAAATAGTCGCTGATGTCATACTCGTAACGCATGGACACGGCGATCACCTTGGAGACACTGTTGAGATCGCAAAAAGAAACAAAGCACTTGTGATCTGCATTCACGAGCTTTCAAGGATCCTTGCGAAGAGAGACATTGAGACAATGGGAATGAACATCGGCGGAAGTGCCTACTCTTCTGGAGTTCGCATAACAATGGTTCCAGCTTTGCATTCAGCGGATTTTGAGGACGAAAGAGGGGAGATCATAAGCAGTGGATCCCCGGTAGGCTTTGTTGTCGATATGGACGACGTGAAGGTTTACCATACAGGCGACACCGGGCTTTTCTCGGACATGAAGCTAATTGGTGAGCTTTACGAGCCCAATGTTATGCTTGTGCCGATCGGTGATTTTTATACAATGGGTATTAAGGAAGCGGTAAAGGCGGTTGAGCTTGTAAAGCCTAAAGTGGCAATTCCAATGCATTACGGCACTTTTCCGCTGATCGACACCGATCCAATGGAGTTCAAGAGGCTTGCAGAGAAATTCTGCAAGGTCGTTGTGCTGAAGCCCGGAGAAGCTTACGAATGCTGA
- a CDS encoding 5-methyltetrahydropteroyltriglutamate--homocysteine methyltransferase — translation MLFDDIGSFPLPAGISREWVEKNFQSREYEEMVQRAFLMKAKFVEVPNYPQFRDMVKMFLEPIKNPEFQDDAYLISEKEAIIPEVEFVEKIKVERLRVCITGVFELYYREFGGKIYEDVLENLAKSVYRFAKNALRYENVVCISFDEPSLGVVPDLQPSKELIENTYGFRLNVDTQVHLHEPLFYDRFSETGIKVIGIETARDPKKMEAIDPEVLQSADKKLRIGVARTDIDCIISEFNAMHNVNAWKDEELSLLAIEEFEPASKISERIKLAKEKFGELISYIGPDCGLFSFPTQKTALKLLENIKKAKELWTI, via the coding sequence ATGCTCTTTGACGACATCGGCAGTTTTCCCCTGCCCGCGGGAATAAGCAGAGAATGGGTTGAGAAGAATTTTCAAAGCAGGGAATACGAGGAAATGGTTCAAAGGGCATTTTTAATGAAAGCAAAATTCGTGGAAGTGCCAAATTATCCCCAGTTTCGAGACATGGTAAAGATGTTCCTTGAGCCAATCAAAAATCCCGAATTTCAGGATGACGCTTACCTGATCTCCGAGAAGGAAGCCATAATTCCTGAAGTTGAATTTGTTGAAAAGATCAAAGTTGAAAGGCTCAGGGTTTGCATCACAGGGGTTTTTGAGCTCTACTATCGGGAATTCGGGGGCAAAATTTACGAAGACGTTTTGGAGAACCTTGCAAAGTCCGTTTACAGATTTGCAAAAAATGCGCTCAGATACGAGAACGTCGTTTGCATAAGCTTCGACGAACCCAGCCTTGGAGTTGTTCCAGACTTACAGCCAAGCAAGGAGTTGATCGAAAATACTTATGGCTTCAGGCTTAACGTGGACACGCAGGTGCATTTGCATGAACCCCTTTTCTACGATCGATTCTCTGAGACTGGAATTAAGGTAATTGGCATCGAAACCGCTCGAGATCCGAAGAAAATGGAAGCCATTGATCCCGAAGTGCTCCAGAGTGCGGATAAAAAGCTCAGAATTGGGGTTGCAAGGACGGACATAGACTGCATAATTTCAGAGTTCAATGCGATGCACAACGTAAACGCTTGGAAAGATGAAGAGCTTTCTTTGCTCGCAATCGAGGAATTTGAGCCCGCAAGCAAAATTTCAGAAAGAATAAAGCTTGCAAAAGAGAAGTTTGGAGAGCTTATCAGCTACATTGGTCCAGATTGTGGGCTTTTCTCGTTTCCAACGCAAAAAACCGCATTGAAGCTTCTTGAAAACATCAAAAAGGCGAAGGAACTATGGACTATTTGA
- a CDS encoding NAAT family transporter, with amino-acid sequence MDYLIYFLKCFLTFFVIVDPPGNLPFFIGLTERFREELRERISKRMTIIALTILLVTTVSGGLILEFFHVSINSLRIAGGILLFIISVDILLGRVGREQYQRKAKESAEVDSIAIFPLALPLYTGPGAITAGIVMYSQASDFVSKLIVVASAILVYAIVRLSHIYSGWLIKLLGKSGADIIAKLLAIFLAAIGVEFVIEGVKSEFA; translated from the coding sequence ATGGACTATTTGATCTACTTTCTAAAGTGCTTTCTAACATTTTTCGTGATCGTAGACCCACCCGGGAATTTGCCATTCTTTATAGGACTAACTGAGAGGTTCAGAGAAGAGCTCAGAGAGAGAATTTCGAAGAGAATGACGATCATAGCCCTAACAATTCTGCTTGTGACAACAGTCTCTGGTGGCTTAATACTCGAGTTCTTCCATGTCTCAATAAACAGCTTAAGAATTGCAGGCGGAATTTTACTTTTCATAATCTCGGTTGACATACTCCTCGGCAGAGTTGGAAGGGAGCAATATCAAAGAAAAGCCAAAGAGAGTGCGGAAGTTGACTCAATCGCAATATTTCCACTCGCTTTACCTTTATACACAGGCCCTGGAGCAATAACAGCTGGAATAGTAATGTATTCTCAGGCTTCGGATTTTGTGTCGAAGCTGATCGTTGTAGCAAGTGCGATCCTTGTTTACGCGATCGTTAGGCTAAGCCACATTTATAGTGGGTGGCTAATAAAATTGCTCGGCAAAAGCGGTGCGGACATAATTGCAAAGCTCCTTGCGATCTTCCTCGCTGCTATAGGTGTTGAATTCGTTATAGAAGGTGTTAAGAGCGAGTTTGCCTGA
- a CDS encoding Lrp/AsnC family transcriptional regulator gives MDEKDIKLISLLVEDSRKTLHELANELGLSVSSIHKRIRKLEKDIIERYTVILNPEKFNQITAFLLVSVSEPKKIVESLKDLPEVIELYQTFGNFNFLLKIRGGSIEEISEITNRISSMEGVLMVECIVATKRIKETAWKPEVVK, from the coding sequence ATGGATGAAAAAGATATAAAGCTGATATCTTTGCTTGTCGAGGACTCCAGAAAAACCCTTCATGAGCTTGCTAATGAGCTTGGTTTATCTGTTTCAAGCATTCATAAACGAATCAGGAAGCTTGAAAAGGATATTATCGAAAGATACACAGTTATATTGAACCCTGAAAAGTTCAATCAAATCACCGCTTTTCTTCTTGTTAGCGTAAGTGAGCCGAAGAAGATCGTGGAGTCGTTAAAAGATCTACCCGAAGTTATAGAGCTTTACCAGACCTTTGGCAACTTTAATTTTCTGCTAAAAATAAGGGGAGGGAGCATTGAAGAAATAAGTGAGATCACCAACAGGATTTCATCGATGGAGGGGGTTTTGATGGTTGAGTGCATAGTTGCAACAAAGAGGATTAAGGAAACCGCCTGGAAGCCTGAGGTGGTAAAATGA
- a CDS encoding DUF2298 domain-containing protein, which produces MSFFYAIVFYLLSLLITLPFLKFLKFSVARFASIFLLTLTSFFLGHLIAFKVVFYAILILTILLLAYLIYSKYRLSLDKSETIFACVFFFFIFLRFLNPSIFDAEKFMDMAFMNSILKSPNLPPNDPFFANEKLNCYYYFGHVLGAGIILLSFAPPEIGYNIAVAAIPAYTALLVYGIFESNRKIALIAMIFVAFSGNAYSFVDLLQRPFSGGLDFLYYWNSTRVIEGTINEFPYFSFIHADLHAHVFAIPMKIFFVSLLLLNEKRIRVLLPLTLFAIFATNSWDYPIMLLLSIVYALSSRDRNILIYSLVSLPLVAFYYTTMNLPKTEIVFSVEKSALLEFLGYSATLLILAYLVYLISDKKTLFYSIPIALPFYFLSPILPVLIPLLVCSAYGVYKRDGASALVLTAVICFILPEFVAIDSRLNTVFKFYLCAWILLAIGAVMKLKIEDLRREAKLIVAVLLIASLVYPLVATPLRYNYSYAEFTLDGMGFTKHYGEYEALQWLKEKDGVIIEEGCTHGYYCAYQYGGRVAVFTGNPTVVAWTGHEFQWRRNYSAIAERASDVREFYTSKDCNEMTRILEKYNVSYVFFGYEERRLFGSELAIEKCFEKVFESGNAKIFSALRKD; this is translated from the coding sequence TTGAGCTTTTTTTACGCAATAGTTTTCTATCTTCTCTCTCTTCTGATCACACTTCCATTTCTCAAATTCCTAAAATTTTCAGTTGCCAGATTTGCCTCTATTTTTCTGCTCACCCTCACTTCCTTCTTTCTTGGACACCTAATCGCCTTTAAAGTTGTCTTTTACGCTATTTTAATATTAACCATACTTCTTTTAGCCTATCTCATTTATTCGAAATACAGGCTCAGCTTGGATAAAAGCGAAACGATCTTCGCTTGCGTCTTCTTTTTCTTTATCTTTCTTCGTTTTCTAAACCCAAGCATTTTCGACGCTGAAAAGTTTATGGACATGGCTTTTATGAATTCAATTCTGAAGTCCCCAAACTTACCGCCGAACGATCCTTTTTTTGCAAACGAAAAGCTCAACTGCTACTACTACTTCGGGCACGTGCTTGGCGCTGGAATTATACTGCTCTCATTTGCCCCACCTGAGATTGGATACAACATTGCAGTGGCAGCAATTCCCGCATACACCGCGCTGCTTGTTTATGGAATTTTCGAGAGCAATCGTAAGATCGCTTTAATTGCAATGATCTTCGTCGCTTTTTCTGGGAACGCCTATTCCTTCGTAGATTTACTCCAGAGACCTTTCTCAGGGGGCTTGGACTTCCTTTATTACTGGAATTCAACGAGGGTGATTGAGGGCACAATAAACGAGTTTCCATATTTCAGCTTCATTCACGCTGATCTCCATGCTCATGTGTTTGCAATCCCCATGAAGATCTTTTTTGTTTCCTTATTGCTTTTGAATGAAAAAAGAATTCGAGTGCTTTTGCCATTAACCCTCTTTGCAATCTTTGCCACCAACTCTTGGGATTACCCGATAATGCTCTTGCTCTCGATCGTTTATGCTCTCTCAAGTAGAGACAGAAACATTCTTATTTATTCTCTGGTTTCATTGCCTTTGGTTGCGTTTTACTACACCACGATGAATCTGCCAAAGACTGAAATCGTTTTTTCAGTTGAGAAGAGCGCTTTGCTTGAGTTTCTTGGCTATTCCGCCACCCTTCTAATTTTGGCTTATTTGGTCTACTTAATTTCAGACAAAAAAACGCTATTTTATTCAATTCCAATTGCTCTGCCATTCTACTTCCTTAGCCCAATCCTGCCAGTTTTAATTCCTCTGCTTGTTTGCTCTGCTTACGGAGTTTACAAAAGAGATGGAGCTTCTGCTTTGGTCCTCACTGCCGTAATATGCTTTATTTTACCAGAATTCGTTGCTATTGACTCAAGACTGAACACAGTGTTTAAATTTTACCTCTGTGCATGGATTCTACTTGCGATCGGAGCAGTTATGAAGCTAAAAATTGAAGATTTAAGGCGAGAGGCGAAGCTGATCGTGGCAGTATTGCTCATTGCAAGCCTTGTTTATCCGCTCGTTGCAACTCCGCTGAGATACAATTATTCTTATGCAGAATTCACGCTTGATGGAATGGGCTTTACTAAGCACTATGGAGAATATGAGGCACTTCAGTGGCTGAAGGAAAAGGATGGAGTAATCATCGAAGAAGGTTGCACCCATGGCTACTACTGTGCATACCAGTATGGCGGAAGGGTTGCGGTTTTTACGGGAAATCCGACAGTTGTCGCATGGACTGGGCACGAGTTTCAGTGGAGAAGAAATTACAGTGCAATAGCTGAGAGGGCAAGCGATGTGAGGGAATTTTACACTTCAAAGGACTGCAATGAAATGACAAGAATTTTGGAAAAATACAACGTCTCCTACGTATTTTTTGGCTACGAAGAAAGAAGACTTTTTGGCTCTGAATTGGCTATTGAGAAATGCTTTGAAAAAGTTTTTGAAAGCGGAAATGCCAAGATCTTCAGTGCTCTCAGAAAAGACTAA
- a CDS encoding lysylphosphatidylglycerol synthase domain-containing protein, producing the protein MKVSIVLPAYNEAKRLRNAVEKIEEHAKALGYDYEIVIAEDGSTDGTDKIAKEIAEKNPRVKHLHSDQRLGRGKALMNAFRNCSGDVVVYMDVDLSTDLRHLKEIVSAIVEGYDIATGSRLMKESKAKRPLKRDLASKAYNLLVRLLLGSKLHDHQCGFKAFKKDVILEIGALAKDTHWFWDTEVLVLAQKKGYKVKEIPVIWEHGGETKVRFKKDVLYMFFQILRMLSEDLARSRKFFVFTTILAVSILLFLIFTAGIQSFVESLFLIKPEFIGLATFFYVLSFLLRGFRFKYVVEKLGEKTSTGFSALAVSIGQTVNVITPIRLGDLARAYVFKRSGVSYTCSLGGVAVERFFDIISVAVIAFFCSFYLGTRNLEPIYGLAFAILIILAILILSRMQNFVGRIMERAKMALNPSGGVILFALSSLLWLSDIFVCYFISLSFGGVNFFVIALAVAIGNIVKAIPITPGGIGTYELALTAIIGLSQPYSIAFTIAFVDHALKNVLTVILGMLALSMLNLSLREVRG; encoded by the coding sequence ATGAAGGTAAGCATAGTCCTTCCAGCCTATAATGAAGCGAAAAGGCTGAGAAATGCGGTTGAGAAAATAGAGGAGCATGCGAAAGCCTTGGGTTACGACTACGAGATCGTAATAGCCGAAGATGGCTCCACCGATGGCACAGACAAGATCGCAAAGGAGATAGCCGAAAAGAACCCAAGAGTTAAGCATCTGCATTCTGATCAAAGGCTTGGCAGAGGCAAAGCGTTGATGAACGCCTTTAGAAATTGCTCTGGCGATGTGGTTGTTTACATGGATGTTGATCTGTCGACCGATCTCAGGCATCTTAAGGAGATCGTTTCCGCCATTGTCGAAGGCTACGACATTGCCACTGGCTCACGGCTCATGAAGGAAAGCAAGGCAAAGAGACCTTTGAAGAGGGATCTTGCGTCAAAAGCTTACAATCTTCTCGTTAGGCTTTTGCTTGGCTCAAAGCTCCATGATCATCAATGTGGCTTCAAGGCCTTCAAAAAAGATGTAATTCTTGAGATTGGTGCACTTGCTAAGGACACACACTGGTTCTGGGACACTGAAGTGCTCGTTTTAGCCCAGAAAAAGGGCTATAAGGTAAAGGAGATCCCAGTGATTTGGGAACATGGTGGGGAGACAAAGGTTCGCTTCAAAAAGGACGTTCTTTACATGTTTTTCCAGATTTTACGGATGTTATCGGAAGATCTTGCAAGATCCCGTAAATTCTTTGTCTTTACAACAATTCTGGCTGTTTCGATCCTTTTATTCCTGATCTTTACCGCGGGTATTCAAAGCTTTGTTGAAAGCCTATTCTTAATCAAACCCGAGTTCATTGGACTCGCAACGTTCTTTTACGTTCTTTCATTTCTCCTAAGAGGGTTCAGATTCAAATATGTTGTCGAAAAGCTCGGAGAAAAGACTTCAACTGGTTTCTCGGCTCTTGCTGTTAGCATTGGTCAGACTGTGAATGTGATAACCCCCATAAGGCTTGGAGATCTCGCGAGAGCTTACGTTTTCAAAAGATCTGGGGTTAGTTATACCTGTTCTCTTGGTGGCGTAGCGGTAGAGAGGTTTTTTGACATAATCTCGGTTGCAGTAATTGCATTCTTTTGCTCATTCTACCTCGGCACAAGAAACTTGGAACCAATCTATGGCTTGGCTTTTGCAATCCTCATAATCTTAGCAATTCTGATCCTTTCGAGAATGCAGAATTTCGTTGGAAGGATCATGGAAAGGGCTAAAATGGCTTTAAATCCCTCAGGCGGGGTAATTTTATTTGCCCTTTCTTCACTGCTCTGGCTTTCAGACATCTTCGTTTGCTACTTCATATCGTTAAGCTTCGGTGGTGTTAACTTTTTCGTTATAGCTCTTGCGGTTGCGATCGGCAATATTGTTAAGGCAATCCCCATAACCCCTGGCGGAATTGGCACATACGAGCTGGCTTTAACCGCAATCATCGGGCTCTCTCAGCCCTACTCAATAGCATTCACAATCGCCTTTGTTGACCATGCTCTGAAGAACGTCTTAACAGTCATTCTTGGAATGCTCGCCCTCTCCATGCTGAATTTGAGCCTTAGGGAGGTGAGGGGTTGA